Proteins encoded by one window of Actinocorallia herbida:
- a CDS encoding cytochrome P450 encodes MSAPAVPPELREFELTGMTFWTKPESFRMQAFAKMRQMAAMPFVPLVKIPFTKSAPGFYVVSRYADVLTASRNAELFSSEPASNTLMEMPLWASRFYGSMINMDDPEHARIRRVVSRAFSPRMLERLDDDLVRRAVRIVDDVIAEGPRDFVAQVAARLPIEIICDLMGIPDSYQDMILRHTNTILGYTDPEYNGMKSDDLDKPPGVADTLRGAYRIVKAGSDLFRLVRRLGRERVGSGGEDLITKLVTPNAEGESLTSQEIGSFFVLLVAAGNETTRNAIAHTLRLLTEHPGQRALLLEDFEGRIGGTIDEVLRYSPPVIQFRRNVTRDTELHGVRLKKGDIVVMVYPSANRDETVFTDPDVFDITRSPNPHVAFGAPGPHYCMGTHLAKREMTVLLRELLTRLPDVRMDGEPEFLASYFLNGIKRMPFAFTTPDASS; translated from the coding sequence GTGTCCGCTCCTGCCGTGCCCCCGGAACTGCGTGAGTTCGAACTCACGGGAATGACGTTCTGGACGAAGCCCGAGTCTTTCCGGATGCAGGCCTTCGCGAAGATGCGCCAGATGGCGGCCATGCCCTTCGTGCCCCTGGTGAAGATCCCGTTCACCAAGTCCGCCCCCGGCTTCTATGTCGTCTCCCGGTACGCCGATGTGCTCACCGCGAGCCGCAACGCCGAGCTGTTCAGCAGCGAGCCGGCCTCCAACACCCTCATGGAGATGCCGCTGTGGGCGAGCCGCTTCTACGGCTCGATGATCAACATGGACGATCCGGAGCACGCCCGCATCCGGCGCGTCGTCTCCCGCGCGTTCAGCCCCCGCATGCTGGAGCGGCTGGACGACGACCTGGTCCGCCGCGCCGTCCGGATCGTCGACGACGTCATCGCCGAGGGGCCGCGCGACTTCGTCGCCCAGGTCGCGGCCCGGCTGCCGATCGAGATCATCTGCGACCTCATGGGCATCCCGGACTCCTACCAGGACATGATCCTGCGGCACACGAACACGATCCTCGGCTACACCGACCCCGAGTACAACGGGATGAAGTCCGACGACCTGGACAAGCCGCCGGGCGTCGCGGACACGCTGCGCGGCGCGTACCGCATCGTCAAGGCGGGCAGCGACCTGTTCCGGCTCGTCCGCCGCCTAGGCAGGGAGCGGGTCGGCTCGGGCGGCGAGGACCTCATCACCAAGCTCGTCACGCCCAACGCCGAAGGCGAGTCCCTGACGTCGCAGGAGATCGGCTCGTTCTTCGTGCTGCTCGTCGCGGCGGGCAACGAGACGACCCGCAACGCGATCGCGCACACGCTGCGGCTGCTCACCGAGCACCCCGGGCAGCGCGCGCTGCTGCTCGAGGACTTCGAGGGCAGGATCGGCGGGACCATCGACGAGGTGCTGCGCTACTCGCCGCCGGTCATCCAGTTCCGCCGCAACGTCACCCGGGACACCGAGCTGCACGGCGTGCGGCTGAAGAAGGGCGACATCGTCGTCATGGTCTACCCGTCGGCGAACCGGGACGAGACGGTCTTCACCGACCCCGATGTCTTCGACATCACCCGTTCGCCCAACCCGCACGTCGCCTTCGGCGCGCCCGGCCCGCACTACTGCATGGGCACTCATCTGGCCAAGCGCGAGATGACCGTGCTGCTCCGCGAGCTGCTGACCCGGCTGCCCGACGTCCGGATGGACGGCGAGCCCGAGTTCCTCGCCTCCTACTTCCTCAACGGCATCAAGCGGATGCCGTTCGCCTTCACCACGCCGGACGCGTCTTCGTGA
- a CDS encoding AMP-binding protein — MTAVLDRLAWARASARAGLLAPMGPGTARKVARALRAYGALGAAAAVGAARFGDRTAVVDDFGTLTYRALDEAANGVATAWARRGIGLEDRVGVLCRNHRGFLIALTAAARLGARVVLLNTDSAGPELAAITAAQGLTALAHDTEFAARLDGLELVHGTFTADGEDSDLARLGREPGTTPPAPAEPSTLVILSSGTTGRPKGARRSSAPPDPLALPGGVLSRIPFRGGEPVFVGPPLFHGWGLTTASLALSLGCPLVLHRRFSAGRVLGVLAAERCAAFVGVPTMLGRLLAEPGLAEADLGALRIAVSGGGPLGPELSRRALAALGPVLYNFYGSTEASCVAIATPADLAAAPGCAGTPPPGTRVRVLDAEGAPVPSGTIGRLHVTSPTRFEGYTSGGGETDEGSGLALGDLGFLDDAGRLHVTGRADDMVVSGGENVHPAEVEELLERHPDVAEAAVVGVPDEDFGRRLRAYVVTSGELDAEGVKAHVAAHLSRAKVPRDVVFLDALPRTATGKVIKRDLP; from the coding sequence GTGACCGCGGTCCTCGACCGGCTGGCGTGGGCCCGTGCGAGCGCCCGCGCCGGCCTGCTCGCCCCGATGGGCCCCGGCACCGCGCGCAAGGTCGCGCGTGCGCTGCGCGCGTACGGGGCGCTCGGCGCGGCGGCGGCCGTGGGCGCCGCGCGTTTCGGCGACCGCACCGCCGTGGTCGACGACTTCGGCACACTGACCTACCGCGCGCTGGACGAGGCGGCGAACGGCGTGGCGACGGCCTGGGCGCGCCGGGGGATCGGCCTGGAGGACCGGGTCGGCGTCCTGTGCCGCAACCACCGAGGGTTCCTCATCGCGCTCACGGCGGCGGCCCGGCTGGGCGCCCGCGTCGTGCTGCTGAACACCGACTCCGCGGGACCGGAACTCGCCGCGATCACCGCGGCCCAGGGCCTCACCGCGCTCGCCCACGACACCGAGTTCGCCGCCCGCCTCGACGGCCTGGAACTGGTGCACGGGACCTTCACCGCCGACGGCGAGGACAGCGACCTCGCCCGGCTGGGCCGCGAGCCCGGCACGACCCCGCCCGCGCCCGCCGAGCCCAGCACGCTGGTGATCCTGAGCAGCGGGACGACCGGCAGGCCCAAGGGCGCGCGGCGCTCCTCCGCGCCGCCCGACCCGCTGGCCCTGCCCGGCGGCGTCCTCAGCCGGATCCCGTTCCGGGGCGGCGAGCCGGTGTTCGTCGGGCCGCCGCTCTTTCACGGATGGGGCCTGACGACCGCGTCGCTCGCGCTCTCGCTCGGCTGCCCGCTCGTGCTGCACCGCAGGTTCAGCGCCGGACGCGTGCTCGGCGTGCTCGCCGCGGAGCGCTGCGCGGCCTTCGTCGGGGTCCCGACGATGCTCGGCCGGCTGCTCGCCGAACCGGGTCTCGCCGAGGCCGATCTGGGCGCGCTGCGGATCGCGGTGAGCGGGGGCGGCCCGCTCGGCCCGGAGCTGAGCCGCCGCGCGCTGGCCGCCCTCGGCCCGGTGCTCTACAACTTCTACGGCTCGACCGAGGCGTCGTGCGTCGCGATCGCGACCCCCGCCGACCTCGCCGCCGCGCCGGGCTGCGCGGGCACCCCGCCGCCCGGGACCCGGGTGCGCGTCCTCGACGCCGAGGGCGCGCCCGTCCCGTCCGGGACGATCGGCAGGCTGCACGTCACCAGCCCGACCCGGTTCGAGGGCTACACGTCGGGCGGGGGAGAGACCGACGAAGGGTCCGGCCTGGCCCTCGGCGACCTGGGCTTCCTCGACGACGCGGGCCGCCTGCACGTCACCGGACGGGCCGACGACATGGTCGTGTCCGGCGGCGAGAACGTGCACCCGGCCGAGGTGGAGGAGCTCCTGGAGCGGCACCCGGACGTCGCCGAGGCGGCGGTCGTGGGGGTGCCGGACGAGGACTTCGGCCGGAGGCTGCGCGCTTACGTCGTGACGTCCGGGGAACTCGACGCCGAAGGGGTCAAGGCACACGTCGCCGCCCACCTCTCGCGGGCGAAGGTCCCGCGCGACGTGGTGTTCCTCGACGCGCTTCCGCGGACCGCCACCGGCAAGGTGATCAAGCGCGACCTGCCCTGA
- a CDS encoding nuclear transport factor 2 family protein, which yields MTTFRAAVEARDLDALAALLADDVVFTSPVAFHPYEGKAMTLAILRGVMRVFEDFRYLREIGDDAGPDHALVFEAAVDGKVIQGCDFLHFNAEGKIDDLTVMVRPLSGANALAEAMGAQFDRIRQDALAG from the coding sequence ATGACCACTTTCCGCGCCGCCGTCGAGGCCCGCGACCTGGACGCCCTCGCGGCGCTGCTGGCCGACGACGTGGTCTTCACCAGCCCCGTCGCGTTCCACCCCTACGAGGGCAAGGCGATGACCCTCGCGATCCTGCGCGGCGTCATGCGCGTCTTCGAGGACTTCCGCTACCTGCGCGAGATCGGCGACGACGCGGGCCCCGACCACGCCCTGGTCTTCGAGGCCGCCGTCGACGGCAAGGTCATCCAGGGCTGCGACTTCCTCCATTTCAACGCCGAGGGGAAGATCGACGACCTCACCGTCATGGTCCGGCCGCTGTCCGGGGCCAACGCCCTCGCCGAGGCGATGGGCGCCCAGTTCGACCGCATCCGGCAGGACGCCCTCGCGGGTTAG
- a CDS encoding PadR family transcriptional regulator, giving the protein MALRNAIMAALLEGEASGYDLAKEFDASFANFWMATPQQLYRELERMESDGLLCARVVQQDRRPNKRLFSLTAQGRAALHAFTAAAPRPGAMREELMVQVQAVDAGDPAAVRAAIDERRQWAEAKAARYDRLRVRLLDGRTEEEFLDQSDRVGPYLSLLRGLSFERENVRWAEHAIAALDRRASRV; this is encoded by the coding sequence ATGGCACTGCGCAACGCGATCATGGCCGCGCTCCTGGAGGGCGAGGCCTCCGGCTACGACCTGGCCAAGGAGTTCGACGCCTCGTTCGCCAACTTCTGGATGGCGACGCCGCAGCAGCTCTACCGCGAACTCGAGCGGATGGAGTCCGACGGGCTCCTGTGCGCCCGGGTCGTCCAGCAGGACCGCCGCCCCAACAAGCGGCTGTTCTCCCTCACCGCGCAGGGCCGCGCCGCGCTGCACGCCTTCACCGCCGCGGCCCCCCGCCCCGGCGCGATGCGCGAGGAGCTGATGGTCCAGGTCCAGGCCGTCGACGCGGGAGACCCCGCCGCGGTACGCGCCGCGATCGACGAGCGCAGGCAGTGGGCCGAGGCCAAGGCCGCCCGCTATGACCGCCTCCGCGTGCGCCTCCTCGACGGCCGCACCGAGGAGGAGTTCCTCGACCAGTCCGACCGCGTCGGCCCGTACCTCAGCCTCCTGCGCGGCCTGTCCTTCGAACGCGAGAACGTCCGCTGGGCCGAGCACGCCATCGCCGCCCTCGACCGACGGGCCAGCCGCGTCTGA
- a CDS encoding extracellular catalytic domain type 1 short-chain-length polyhydroxyalkanoate depolymerase encodes MYERISPDRALRRVVVLLAVLITAVAGTAAFAVRASAATGFHEVADFGADPGDLRMFAYVPPSLPAHAPVVVLFHGCGGQAQNLDVNTGWRKYADAFGFALVMPEQRPENVGTGGLIPHKCFSAWNQADRTRAGQGEAASVVTMVRHLAAEHDADLGRVFVTGYSGGGAATNVMLAAYPDFFKAGAVFFGMAYGCADTESAYFTTPPLGQCSGPLNFTTASAWGARARGAYPGYTGPRPKVQLWHGADDPVISPRSLDYQRDQWTDVFGISRIATSTTTPVSGVTKRVYGGGQVETYTVGGMGHEAPVNPGSGLANCGQPGTGHAAICGPYHASVFFGLA; translated from the coding sequence ATGTACGAACGCATCTCCCCCGACCGGGCCCTGCGCAGGGTCGTCGTGCTGCTCGCCGTGCTCATCACCGCGGTCGCGGGCACGGCGGCCTTCGCCGTCCGCGCGTCGGCGGCCACCGGGTTCCACGAGGTGGCGGACTTCGGCGCCGACCCCGGCGACCTGCGCATGTTCGCTTACGTCCCGCCGTCCCTGCCCGCGCACGCGCCCGTCGTCGTGCTGTTCCACGGCTGCGGCGGCCAGGCGCAGAACCTCGACGTCAACACGGGCTGGCGCAAGTACGCCGACGCGTTCGGCTTCGCCCTCGTCATGCCCGAGCAGAGGCCCGAGAACGTCGGTACCGGCGGGCTGATCCCGCACAAGTGCTTCAGCGCCTGGAACCAGGCCGACCGGACCCGCGCGGGCCAGGGCGAGGCCGCCTCGGTCGTCACGATGGTCCGGCACCTGGCGGCCGAGCACGACGCCGACCTCGGCCGCGTGTTCGTCACCGGGTACTCCGGCGGCGGCGCCGCGACCAACGTGATGCTCGCGGCCTACCCCGACTTCTTCAAGGCCGGCGCGGTGTTCTTCGGCATGGCCTACGGCTGCGCCGACACCGAGAGCGCCTACTTCACGACCCCGCCGCTCGGCCAGTGCTCCGGGCCGCTCAACTTCACCACGGCGAGCGCGTGGGGCGCGCGGGCCCGCGGCGCCTACCCGGGCTACACCGGCCCGCGGCCGAAGGTACAGCTCTGGCACGGCGCCGACGACCCGGTGATCTCGCCGCGCTCCCTGGACTACCAGCGCGACCAGTGGACCGACGTGTTCGGGATCAGCCGGATCGCCACGTCCACCACCACGCCCGTCTCCGGCGTCACCAAGCGCGTCTACGGCGGCGGCCAGGTGGAGACCTACACGGTGGGCGGCATGGGCCACGAGGCCCCGGTGAACCCCGGCTCCGGCCTCGCGAACTGCGGACAGCCCGGTACCGGCCACGCCGCCATCTGCGGCCCGTACCACGCCTCGGTGTTCTTCGGTCTCGCCTGA
- a CDS encoding maleate cis-trans isomerase family protein, producing MTNSVGPRAVFGVIVPSTNTVVEHDYWRAAVPGVAFRAGSMYIPDPVMGDDHAFQALLGQIRASIDVAVRDALTAEPDRMVMGMSAETFWGGVAGNAAFERRLRDRTGLPVTTGASACKAALEEIGARRIAVFSPYQPVADVEVGRFFTEAGFRVEAITGLRCATAMDIARVPEDRLREMVAEIDGPDVEAIVQVGTNLSFVELAGTLEEELGKPVIPINTATLWHALRAHGIGDRLPHAGRLLRDH from the coding sequence ATGACGAACTCCGTGGGGCCCCGCGCCGTCTTCGGCGTGATCGTGCCGAGCACGAACACCGTGGTCGAGCACGACTACTGGAGGGCCGCGGTGCCCGGGGTGGCGTTCCGGGCCGGGTCGATGTACATCCCGGATCCGGTCATGGGCGACGACCACGCCTTCCAGGCGCTGCTCGGCCAGATCCGCGCGTCCATCGACGTCGCCGTGCGCGACGCGCTCACCGCCGAGCCCGACCGGATGGTGATGGGCATGTCGGCCGAGACGTTCTGGGGCGGGGTCGCGGGGAACGCCGCGTTCGAGCGGCGGCTGCGCGACCGGACCGGCCTGCCCGTCACGACCGGGGCGTCCGCGTGCAAGGCGGCGCTGGAGGAGATCGGCGCGCGGCGGATCGCGGTCTTCTCCCCGTACCAGCCGGTCGCCGACGTCGAGGTGGGCCGGTTCTTCACCGAGGCGGGGTTCCGGGTGGAGGCGATCACCGGGCTGCGCTGCGCGACCGCGATGGACATCGCCCGGGTCCCCGAGGACCGGCTGCGCGAGATGGTCGCGGAGATCGACGGCCCGGACGTCGAGGCGATCGTCCAGGTCGGCACGAACCTGTCGTTCGTGGAGCTCGCGGGCACCCTGGAGGAGGAGCTGGGCAAGCCCGTCATCCCCATCAACACCGCGACGCTCTGGCACGCGCTGCGCGCGCACGGCATCGGCGACCGCCTCCCGCACGCGGGCCGCCTCCTGCGCGACCACTGA
- a CDS encoding acyl-CoA thioesterase domain-containing protein, producing the protein MTQHTETTTPAPGDGIEAFFALEGDTFFPGRHAIGPWGADMMNGRTVGGILAHRLEDRHGDPAFQPARLTVDLLRPTGMAPFTVRTTSVREGRRIRIADAELVQVGHVTARASLVLLRRSEQPPGEVWQAADPIGAPLPPAEVPESRHELLMWPFGHGEFDAGNRMSVWEGGARKGAWLRENRALVEGVELTPFVRAALAGDVASPLTGWGTAGLQYINADYTLTLSRLPEGPDIGLQAVSHLSVDGVATGSVTVYDRLGPIGTCSIIALANSAAAFYIPRPTDGAAAG; encoded by the coding sequence TTGACGCAGCACACAGAGACCACCACGCCGGCTCCCGGCGACGGGATCGAGGCGTTCTTCGCCCTCGAAGGCGACACCTTCTTCCCCGGCCGCCACGCGATCGGCCCGTGGGGCGCCGACATGATGAACGGCCGCACGGTCGGCGGCATCCTGGCGCACCGCCTGGAGGATCGGCACGGCGACCCGGCGTTCCAGCCCGCGCGGCTCACCGTCGACCTGCTGCGCCCGACGGGGATGGCGCCCTTCACCGTCCGGACGACCTCGGTCCGGGAGGGCCGCCGGATCCGGATCGCCGACGCCGAACTCGTCCAGGTCGGGCACGTCACGGCGAGGGCGAGCCTCGTGCTGCTGCGCCGGTCCGAGCAGCCGCCCGGCGAGGTCTGGCAGGCCGCCGACCCGATCGGCGCCCCGCTGCCGCCCGCCGAGGTGCCCGAGAGCCGGCACGAGCTGCTCATGTGGCCGTTCGGGCACGGCGAGTTCGACGCGGGCAACCGCATGTCCGTCTGGGAGGGGGGCGCGCGCAAGGGCGCGTGGCTGCGGGAGAACCGCGCCCTGGTCGAGGGCGTCGAGCTCACCCCGTTCGTGCGGGCCGCGCTCGCGGGCGACGTCGCGAGCCCCCTCACCGGCTGGGGCACCGCGGGCCTCCAGTACATCAACGCCGACTACACGCTCACCCTGAGCCGCCTGCCCGAGGGCCCCGACATCGGCCTCCAGGCGGTGTCCCACCTCAGCGTGGACGGCGTCGCCACCGGATCCGTCACGGTCTACGACCGGCTGGGGCCGATCGGCACCTGCTCGATCATCGCCCTGGCGAACTCGGCGGCGGCCTTCTACATCCCGCGTCCGACGGACGGGGCCGCGGCCGGGTAG
- a CDS encoding sensor histidine kinase, with product MLERLPRGRRNDWLVAAAVFVVLATGTLWTLSNEVRDSWPVTVLDWALMAAGCAALGLVRTRPVTVAAFVLAVTMAFYLTSTADGPMILALAVALFWVAAEGHLDWAVSLTCVTLLLTAAGTHQGSGDFNNVALFMMAGWFIAVVAIGWLRHSRHAYGLERERLAATEERLRIARELHDVVGHHLSLINVQSTAALRRLARHPDGGTAQAEEALGAVREASGEALRELRAMLGMLREEGEAAPTAPAPGLARIDDLVQAARVAGLEVTAEIDGSGEPPTEIGLAAYRIVQESLTNVARHAGARRVEIRIGRAPDAVTVEVRDDGRGGPAGPSGSGIRGMRERAHALGGDLHAGPDERGGFAVRARLPYRNGASR from the coding sequence ATGCTCGAGAGGCTGCCCCGAGGGCGACGGAACGACTGGCTCGTCGCCGCCGCGGTGTTCGTCGTCCTCGCCACGGGCACCCTCTGGACGTTGAGCAACGAGGTCCGCGACAGCTGGCCCGTCACCGTGCTCGACTGGGCGCTGATGGCCGCCGGATGCGCGGCCCTGGGCCTCGTCCGGACCAGGCCCGTCACGGTCGCCGCGTTCGTCCTCGCGGTGACCATGGCGTTCTATCTGACCAGCACCGCGGACGGGCCGATGATCCTCGCCCTGGCCGTCGCGCTGTTCTGGGTCGCGGCCGAAGGCCATCTGGACTGGGCGGTCTCCCTGACGTGCGTGACGCTCCTGCTCACCGCCGCCGGGACCCACCAGGGCAGCGGCGACTTCAACAACGTGGCGCTGTTCATGATGGCGGGCTGGTTCATCGCCGTCGTCGCGATCGGCTGGCTCCGGCACAGCCGGCACGCCTACGGGCTGGAACGGGAGCGGCTCGCGGCGACCGAGGAGCGGTTGCGGATCGCGCGGGAGCTGCACGATGTCGTCGGCCACCACCTGTCGCTGATCAACGTGCAGTCCACGGCGGCGCTGCGCAGGCTCGCCCGGCACCCCGACGGCGGCACCGCACAGGCCGAGGAGGCGCTCGGGGCGGTCCGGGAGGCCAGCGGGGAGGCGCTGCGCGAGCTGCGGGCGATGCTCGGGATGCTGCGCGAGGAGGGAGAGGCGGCGCCGACGGCCCCCGCGCCGGGGCTCGCCAGGATCGACGACCTCGTCCAGGCCGCGCGGGTCGCCGGGCTCGAGGTGACCGCGGAGATCGACGGGTCGGGCGAGCCGCCGACCGAGATCGGGCTCGCCGCGTACCGGATCGTCCAGGAGTCCCTGACGAACGTGGCCCGGCACGCCGGCGCCCGCCGGGTCGAGATCCGGATCGGGCGCGCGCCGGACGCCGTCACCGTGGAGGTCCGCGACGACGGCCGCGGCGGGCCCGCGGGCCCGTCCGGCAGCGGCATCCGCGGGATGCGCGAGCGCGCCCACGCCCTCGGCGGTGACCTGCACGCCGGACCCGACGAGCGCGGCGGGTTCGCCGTCCGCGCCCGGCTGCCCTACCGGAACGGAGCCTCCCGATGA
- a CDS encoding response regulator: MIRILLADDQRLVRAGFRSILEDEDDLTVVGEAGDGDTAVAVCRDLRPDVVLMDVRMPGTDGLEASRRITADPRLSDVRIVILTTFDLDDYVYGALRAGATGFLLKDTDPDELIQAVRVAHRGDALITPGVTRRLIAEFAGRAAPPVPGVRLNALTDREREVMALVAGGLSNDEIAARLVLSPATAKTHVSRIMTKLGVRDRAQLVVLAYECGLVRPGWLGG; this comes from the coding sequence ATGATCAGGATCCTGCTCGCCGACGACCAGCGCCTCGTGCGGGCCGGGTTCCGCTCGATCCTGGAGGACGAGGACGACCTGACGGTCGTGGGGGAGGCCGGCGACGGGGACACCGCCGTCGCCGTGTGCCGTGACCTGCGGCCCGACGTCGTGCTCATGGACGTCCGGATGCCCGGGACCGACGGGCTCGAGGCGTCGCGCCGGATCACCGCCGACCCGCGCCTCTCGGACGTGCGGATCGTCATCCTCACCACCTTCGACCTCGACGACTACGTGTACGGGGCGCTGCGGGCCGGGGCGACGGGCTTCCTGCTCAAGGACACCGATCCCGACGAGCTGATCCAGGCCGTCCGGGTGGCGCACCGGGGGGACGCGCTCATCACGCCGGGCGTCACGCGCAGGCTCATCGCCGAGTTCGCGGGCAGGGCCGCGCCGCCCGTCCCCGGCGTCCGGCTGAACGCGCTCACCGACCGGGAGCGCGAGGTGATGGCTCTGGTCGCCGGAGGACTGTCGAACGACGAGATCGCCGCCCGGCTCGTGCTCAGCCCGGCGACCGCCAAGACCCATGTCAGCCGGATCATGACCAAGCTCGGCGTGCGGGACCGGGCCCAGCTCGTCGTCCTGGCGTACGAGTGCGGGCTCGTCCGGCCGGGCTGGCTGGGCGGCTGA
- a CDS encoding MMPL family transporter — protein METEHLTPGGFFARLGGWAQRRRWPALLLWLVTVAAVTVGAQAAGGAWQNDHSLPGTDSQAALELMEEHGAAQAGAAVQIVFQDPSGVAEAAVAPLLTGVRALPHVAAVGELTSSRDGTIGYATVTLDAQATHVPKEDVREIIDTAHAAATGDLRVELGGEAVAGAEEAEGGAAEGAGLLAALVILVLLFGSLAAAAVPLVIAVFAVGGAVGLITLASHAFTVADFTPPVMMLVGLGVGVDYALLIFARFRQELTEGREAPDAIRAALDAAGRTVFFAGCTVIIAMLGLVVLGLGSLQGVALAVALTVLVTMAASLTLLPALLAFFGERVRGQVLRRHAKATAKGKREGARWYAFAGAVQKRPGPILVVAVAALAALSAPALDLRLGFADEGTRAPATTSRQAYDLMAEGFGPGFAGPLAVVVEGDAAAAERLRTVLAGTDGIAATTPALPSGDGSVSTVLAFPETAPQDAETAELVDALRDDVLPALGAETGAGYLVGGPTAAARDFAGAVADRMPLFVAVVVGLSALLLMLVFRSLLIPLKAAALNLLSVSAALGVIVLVFQHGLLGAQPGPVEAFVPVMIFAIVFGLSMDYEVFLVSRVHEEWERTGDHALAVRAGLAATGRVITAAAAIMIVVFGAFLLSPDRMLQQFGLGLATAILLDALVIRCLIVPAALQLFGARAWWLPRPLAARLPRLALEKPST, from the coding sequence ATGGAAACCGAACACCTGACCCCCGGCGGCTTCTTCGCCCGGCTCGGCGGCTGGGCGCAGCGCCGCCGTTGGCCGGCCCTCCTGCTCTGGCTCGTGACCGTCGCCGCCGTCACCGTGGGCGCCCAGGCCGCGGGCGGCGCCTGGCAGAACGACCACTCACTCCCCGGCACCGACTCCCAGGCGGCCCTGGAACTGATGGAGGAGCACGGCGCGGCCCAGGCGGGCGCGGCCGTGCAGATCGTCTTCCAGGACCCGTCGGGAGTCGCGGAAGCGGCGGTCGCGCCGCTGCTCACCGGGGTCCGCGCGCTGCCGCACGTCGCCGCGGTGGGCGAGCTGACGTCTTCCCGGGACGGCACCATCGGCTACGCGACGGTGACGCTCGACGCGCAGGCCACCCACGTGCCGAAGGAGGACGTGCGCGAGATCATCGACACCGCGCACGCCGCCGCGACCGGTGACCTGCGGGTCGAGCTGGGCGGCGAGGCCGTCGCCGGGGCCGAGGAGGCCGAAGGCGGCGCGGCCGAGGGCGCGGGCCTGCTCGCCGCGCTGGTGATCCTGGTGCTGCTGTTCGGCTCGCTGGCGGCCGCCGCCGTGCCGCTCGTCATCGCGGTCTTCGCGGTCGGCGGCGCGGTCGGGCTCATCACGCTGGCCTCGCACGCCTTCACCGTCGCCGACTTCACGCCGCCGGTCATGATGCTGGTGGGCCTCGGCGTGGGCGTCGACTACGCGCTGCTCATCTTCGCCAGGTTCCGGCAGGAGCTGACCGAAGGACGCGAGGCCCCCGACGCGATCCGCGCGGCCCTCGACGCGGCGGGGCGCACCGTGTTCTTCGCGGGCTGCACCGTCATCATCGCGATGCTCGGCCTCGTCGTGCTCGGGCTCGGGTCCCTGCAGGGGGTGGCCCTGGCCGTCGCGCTGACCGTCCTGGTGACGATGGCGGCGTCGCTGACCCTGCTGCCCGCGCTGCTGGCGTTCTTCGGCGAGCGGGTCCGCGGGCAGGTCCTGCGCAGGCACGCCAAGGCCACGGCCAAGGGCAAGCGGGAGGGAGCGCGCTGGTATGCGTTCGCGGGCGCCGTGCAGAAGCGGCCCGGCCCGATCCTCGTCGTTGCGGTCGCCGCGCTCGCCGCCCTCTCGGCGCCCGCGCTGGACCTGCGGCTCGGCTTCGCCGACGAGGGCACCAGGGCCCCGGCGACGACCTCCCGGCAGGCCTACGACCTCATGGCCGAGGGGTTCGGCCCCGGATTCGCCGGGCCGCTCGCCGTGGTCGTCGAAGGGGACGCGGCGGCCGCGGAACGGCTCAGGACCGTGCTCGCCGGGACCGACGGGATCGCCGCGACCACGCCCGCGCTGCCGTCCGGCGACGGGTCGGTCTCGACGGTCCTCGCCTTCCCCGAGACCGCGCCGCAGGACGCGGAGACCGCCGAACTCGTCGACGCCCTCCGCGACGACGTCCTGCCCGCACTGGGCGCGGAGACCGGGGCCGGGTACCTGGTCGGCGGGCCCACCGCCGCCGCCCGCGACTTCGCCGGCGCGGTCGCCGACCGGATGCCGCTGTTCGTCGCGGTCGTGGTCGGGCTGTCGGCGCTGCTGCTGATGCTGGTCTTCCGGTCGCTGCTGATCCCGCTGAAGGCCGCGGCGCTGAACCTGCTGTCGGTGTCGGCGGCGCTGGGCGTCATCGTCCTGGTCTTCCAGCACGGCCTGCTCGGCGCGCAGCCCGGCCCGGTCGAGGCGTTCGTCCCGGTCATGATCTTCGCGATCGTGTTCGGGCTCTCGATGGACTACGAGGTCTTCCTCGTTTCCCGAGTCCATGAGGAATGGGAGCGGACGGGCGACCACGCCCTCGCCGTCCGGGCGGGCCTCGCCGCGACCGGCCGCGTCATCACCGCGGCGGCCGCCATCATGATCGTCGTCTTCGGCGCGTTCCTCCTGAGCCCCGACCGGATGCTCCAGCAGTTCGGCCTGGGCCTCGCCACCGCGATCCTCCTCGACGCCCTGGTCATCCGCTGCCTCATCGTCCCGGCCGCGCTCCAGCTCTTCGGCGCCCGCGCCTGGTGGCTGCCCCGCCCCCTCGCCGCGCGCCTGCCCCGCCTGGCCCTGGAGAAGCCCTCCACCTGA